The Quercus robur chromosome 7, dhQueRobu3.1, whole genome shotgun sequence genome has a segment encoding these proteins:
- the LOC126692107 gene encoding probable purple acid phosphatase 20 isoform X2 — MDLRELRLVLTFAVALAFAGSIGGVYSYNRPPMRKDLIVRHLEDLDDSSPQQVHISLVGEDKMRISWITDSSTPATVEYTTTSRAQGTSVTGTTSSYDYSMYKSGEIHEVVIGPLNPNTVYYYRCGSNSAPELSFKTPPAQFPINFAVVGDLGQTDWTNSTLQHIAQSNYDMLLLPGDLSYADFIQPLWDSFGRLVEPLASQRPWMVTQGNHEIEKIPLIHKEPFTAYNARWRMPFEESGSDSNLYYSFDVAGVHVIMLGSYTDFGPNSSQYSWLQADLGKIDRNKTPWTVVLIHAPWYNTNTAHQGEKESIDMKASMEKLLYQARVDVVFAGHVHAYERFTRVYNGNTDNCAPVYINIGDGGNREGLVSKYQNPKPDISLFREASFGHGELNVVNSTNALWTWHRNDDDEAVTSDSLWLTSLSFVPACKVQN; from the exons ATGGATTTGCGAGAGTTGAGACTAGTTCTAACATTTGCAGTGGCTTTGGCCTTTGCTGGATCCATTGGTGGCGTTTATTCATACAATCGCCCACCTATGCGCAAGGACCTCATTGTTCGTCACTTGGAAGATCTTGATGATTCTTCTCCACAACAG GTGCATATATCTTTAGTTGGCGAAGACAAAATGAGGATTTCATGGATTACTGATAGCTCAACCCCAGCAACAGTAGAATATACAACAACTTCTAGGGCACAAGGAACTTCTGTAACTGGGACTACATCTTCATATGATTACTCAATGTACAAGTCTGGTGAAATTCATGAAGTAGTAATTGGTCCATTAAACCCTAATACAGTTTACTACTACCGTTGCGGCTCGAATTCGGCCCCTGAGCTCAGTTTCAAAACTCCACCAGCACAATTCCCAATTAATTTTGCTGTTGTAG GTGATCTTGGACAGACAGATTGGACCAACTCAACCCTCCAACACATAGCACAATCAAACTATGACATGCTGCTATTGCCAGGAGATTTATCATATGCCGATTTCATCCAGCCTCTTTGGGACTCATTTGGGAGGCTTGTGGAGCCATTGGCTAGCCAGAGGCCTTGGATGGTGACCCAAGGCAACCACGAGATTGAGAAGATCCCACTAATTCACAAAGAACCCTTCACAGCCTATAATGCAAGATGGCGCATGCCATTTGAAGAGAGTggctcagactcaaacctatactATTCTTTCGATGTAGCTGGGGTACATGTTATCATGTTGGGTTCGTACACAGACTTTGGTCCTAATTCTTCACAGTATAGTTGGTTACAGGCGGACTTGGGGAAGATTGATAGGAATAAAACTCCTTGGACCGTAGTGCTTATTCATGCACCATGGTACAATACCAATACTGCTCATCAAGGTGAGAAAGAGTCGATTGACATGAAGGCATCCATggaaaagttactttatcaagCTCGTGTGGATGTTGTTTTTGCTGGACATGTACATGCCTATGAACGCTTT ACTCGCGTTTACAATGGGAATACTGACAATTGTGCTCCAGTGTATATCAACATTGGTGATGGTGGAAACCGTGAAGGCCTTGTTAGCAA GTATCAAAATCCAAAGCCTGATATATCCCTTTTCAGGGAAGCAAGCTTTGGGCATGGGGAACTCAACGTTGTGAATTCAACCAATGCTCTCTGGACATGGCACagaaatgatgatgatgaggctGTTACTAGTGACTCACTCTGGTTGACAAGCCTATCATTTGTACCTGCTTGTAAAGTGCAAAActaa